Proteins from one Penicillium digitatum chromosome 2, complete sequence genomic window:
- a CDS encoding Proteasome Inhibitor PI31, translating into MASVDALRQDNILDLAVRAIQPAGDRQPSLKTQYEAVALIGHACMVAVDFRLVGLSEDHNLETSTDTLSLPAEWNNNDTLALRYAHAQSSKQYLLKVSRLGNNAVISALALGDDRTSLFDIPVKDYISTSALPLPFSEDITASLRDIFTSPARLGDLVGFFKKNVIEKIAPGLYREGYDNQSQPSRARPQEEKQPNNPQNDSLPESARPRPLEDPLAAAPRRSNPPDFAPPGFEDEFEINRPPRGYPGGLGGRSPYNIGERDLYPAGLGPNDPLRGSMGPGFGPGGGGMHPTFDDPIFGGRGAGNGRYDPRVPPGARYDPVGPGEPPVGRNRGPFGNNGRGGGGFGGFGGGFAGDII; encoded by the exons ATGGCTTCAGTAGATGCTCTTCGCCAGGATAATATCCTCGACCTTGCTGTGAGAGCTATCCAGCCCGCAGGTGACAGACAGCCGAGTCTCAAAACACAATATGAAGCTGTGGCTCTGATCGGCCATGCATGCATGGTAGCAGTTGATTTCAGACTAGTTGGCCTCAGTGAAGACCACAACCTAG AAACGTCTACAGATACGCTCTCCCTCCCCGCAGAATGGAACAATAACGATACATTGGCCTTACGGTACGCACATGCTCAGTCTTCAAAGCAGTATCTACTCAAAGTGAGTCGACTGGGGAATAACGCGGTGATTTCTGCACTGGCATTGGGCGATGACCGGACCAGCTTGTTCGACATTCCCGTCAAAGACTACATCTCCACTTCTGCACTCCCACTACCTTTTTCAGAAGATATCACCGCCTCTCTGCGTGACATTTTCACATCACCGGCTCGACTGGGCGACTTGGTTGGTTTCTTCAAAAAGAATGTCATCGAGAAAATCGCGCCTGGTTTGTACAGAGAGGGGTATGATAATCAGAGCCAGCCATCCAGAGCAAGGccacaagaagaaaaacaacCGAATAATCCCCAGAATGACTCTCTACCCGAGTCTGCTCGTCCACGCCCATTGGAAGATCCCTTAGCAGCAGCGCCCCGCCGCTCCAACCCACCAGACTTTGCGCCGCCCGGGTTCGAGGATGAGTTTGAGATCAACCGGCCCCCACGAGGATATCCAGGAGGACTCGGAGGCAGAAGCCCGTACAATATTGGAGAACGAGATCTCTATCCAGCAGGACTTGGTCCCAATGATCCTTTGCGCGGATCTATGGGCCCTGGCTTTGGTCCTGGTGGCGGGGGTATGCATCCTACTTTTGATGACCCTATCttcggaggaagaggagctggTAATGGTAGATATGACCCCCGTGTACCTCCCGGTGCAAGATATGATCCCGTAGGTCCTGGTGAGCCACCTGTTGGTCGCAATCGAGGACCGTTTGGTAATAATGGACGAGGTGGGGGCGGATTTGGTGGGTTTGGTGGTGGATTTGCCGGGGACATTATTTAA
- a CDS encoding Serine/threonine-protein phosphatase produces MDNNMEIDTARSPEPHHLSPTGDSGSVPTLDGWIETLMTCKQLAEEDVRRLCDRAKEVLQEESNVQPVKCPVTVCGDIHGQFHDLMELFRIGGPNPDTNYLFMGDYVDRGYYSVETVTLLVSLKIRYPQRITILRGNHESRQITQVYGFYDECLRKYGNANVWKYFTELFDYLPLTALIENQIFCLHGGLSPSIDTLDNIRSLDRIQEVPHEGPMCDLLWSDPDDRCGWGISPRGAGYTFGQDISEAFNHNNGLTLVARAHQLVMEGYNWSQDRNVVTIFSAPNYCYRCGNQAAIMEIDEHLKYTFLQFDPCPRAGEPMVSRRTPDYFL; encoded by the exons ATGGATAACAACATGGAAATTGATACTGCGCGGTCCCCCGAGCCACACCACCTGTCGCCAACAGGCGACTCGGGGTCTGTACCGACTCTGGACGGCTGGATCGAGACTTTGATGACTTGCAAGCAATTAGCGGAGGAAGATGTGCGGCGGCTGTGCGATCGG GCAAAAGAGGTATTGCAGGAGGAATCCAATGTGCAACCAGTG AAATGCCCAGTGACAGTCTGCGGTGATATACACGGACAGTTTCATGATTTAATGGAGCTTTTCCGCATTGGTGGTCCTAACCCGGATACAAACTACCTCTTCATGG GTGACTACGTCGACCGTGGTTACTACTCAGTTGAGACAGTGACCCTCCTGGTTTCGCTGAAGATCCGTTACCCGCAGCGTATTACCATCCTCCGTGGAAATCACGAATCCCGACAGATCACACAGGTCTACGGATTCTATGACGAATGTCTCCGCAAATACGGCAACGCCAATGTGTGGAAATACTTCACCGAACTTTTCGACTACCTTCCCCTCACTGCTCTCATCGAAAACCAGATTTTCTGTCTTCACGGTGGACTGAGTCCGTCTATTGACACTCTCGACAACATTCGGTCGCTTGATCGTATCCAAGAAGTTCCCCACGAAGGTCCCATGTGTGACTTGCTTTGGAGTGATCCCGACGACCGGTGTGGATGGGGAATCTCTCCCCGTGGTGCTGGATACACGTTTGGACAGGACATTTCCGAAGCCTTCAACCACAACAACGGCTTGACTCTGGTGGCACGTGCCCATCAATTGGTGATGGAAGGATATAACTGGTCGCAGGATCGGAACGTGGTCACTATTTTCTCAG CACCAAATTACTGTTACCGCTGCGGCAACCAAGCCGCCATTATGGAGATTGACGAGCATTTGAAATACACATT CCTACAATTCGACCCTTGCCCCCGAGCGGGAGAACCCATGGTATCGAGGCGCACACCTGACTATTTCCTTTGA
- a CDS encoding putative family c-likeg-protein-coupled receptor protein, translating into MPPRPIIDSAWYHSKACFNIINFANDLLAVAIFFVGRVDQRFWVPNGSSKVRHYRRDESRETDVEAAQNEIYLPAHYKRNVEGEDSNVSHELTEERNQPENTPQHSKVCIIQVHWLY; encoded by the coding sequence ATGCCACCTCGCCCTATCATTGACTCGGCCTGGTATCACAGCAAGGCCTGCTTCAATATCATTAACTTCGCTAATGATCTTTTGGCCGTGGCtatcttcttcgtcggccGCGTTGACCAGCGATTCTGGGTTCCGAATGGAAGCTCGAAAGTGCGCCACTACAGACGAGATGAGAGCCGCGAGACGGACGTGGAAGCTGCACAGAATGAAATTTATCTTCCAGCTCATTACAAACGAAATGTTGAAGGCGAGGATAGCAACGTGTCTCATGAGTTGacggaagaaagaaaccaaCCCGAGAACACCCCACAGCATTCTAAGGTGTGCATCATTCAAGTGCACTGGTTGTATTGA